AAAGCAAAGTCCGTCCTCGATGCCGCCGGCGGTCGCAACGGCCATATCTTTAACCTCGGACATGGCGTGATGCCTGATATGAATCCAGACAACGTCAAAGCGCTTGTTGAAATGGTCCATGAACTCGGCTGCAGATAACTGTTTCGCCTGAAATAAGTTCTTTTTGTTGTCCTGTTGATATTGAGCGACCTCATGACTGACTCCAATCCTTCAAGAGCAGCAAAACGCATCGCCGTGATTGGTGGTGGAGTGACCGGCCTTTCTGCTGCACATCGTATTCTGGAACTGGCCGACGAACAGCAGCAGCCTGTGGAAGTGACCCTTTTCGAAGCACAACCAGAATCTGGTGGGTGGATTGGGACTATCGATCAGGGTGATTATCTGATCGATACCGGCGCCGACATGTTTATTACCAACAAACCTGCAGGCATCAATCTCTGTAAGCGTCTGGGGCTGGTAGATCAGCTGATTTCCACTGATACACGCTACCGTGGAGCACTCGTATTGAGTCGGGGGTTGACAGTCCCCGTCCCGCTTGGGTTCGAACTGATGACCCCCTCGCGCATGCTCCCTATGCTACGTACTCCGTTGCTGAGCTTGTGGGGGAAAATTCGCATGGGGCTGGAATACTTTCTACCTCGTCGGCACAGTTCAAGCGGGCTCGATCGGGATGATGAAAGTCTTGCCCATTTCGTAACCCGCCGTTTTGGTAAAGAAGCTCTGACTCGACTCGTGCAACCACTGGTGGCTGGTATTTATACCTCCGATCCGGAGAAACTGAGCTTGCGGGCGACACTTCCACGCTTTCTGGACATGGAACGGGATCATCGCAGCCTGATCAAAGCCGCCCGGCATCAGAAGAAAGCAGCCCGCTCCCAGTCCGATGCCACAGGTGCCCGTTATGGACTGTTTGCTGCGTTCAAGGGAGGTATGCAAACGCTGACACGCACTCTGGCAGAGCGTGTCTCCGAGCGGGGAATAATCCTCTATGAACATTGTGTTACCCATGTTGTGCCATCAGCAGGGGGCGGATATGAAGTGACCATGGCCTCGAAGGGGGCTGCTCAAACACAGCATTTCGACGCTGTTTTAATCGCGGCGCCCACGCATCAGGCGGCGAGCATGACCACTGGATTCGCTCCCGAACTCTCCAGCCTGCTTGCACAGATTGAATACGCGTCTACTGCGATTCTCGTTAATATTTATAAGCTCTCGGATATCAAACATCCGCTCCGCGCTTTTGGTCTGGTAATTCCTGCTGCAGAGAAACGCAAAATATTCGCAGTGGCATTTGCCAGTCGTAAGTTTCCTGGTCGGGCGCCGGAAGATTGTATTCAACTGCGTACTTTCATCGGCGGTGCCATGCAGTCAGAAATGCTGGAACACACTGATGAAGAACTGCAGGAAATTGTGCGCAGCGAACTCGACGATATCCTGGGACTGCAGGGCAAACCTCTGTTCTCTAAGTTGCTCAGACACAATCAGTCCATGCCCCAGTATCATCTTGGGCATCTGGAACTGGTCGAGCAGATCGAACAACAGGCGTCACACTATCCAGGGCTGGAACTGGCCGGTAATGCCTATCGTGGTGTTGGTATACCTGATTCGATTCAGAGTGCAGAGGACGCCGCAGAGCGGCTCATGCTTACTCTGACTGCAGACGCACCAGCTCAATCCCCTTAACGTCGATCAGTTCATTGCCTGGCTTTTTGATGCCTGTGAGCTTGAGATCGCAGGTGCCTTTTTTCAGTTCCAATGTGCCTAGCTTAAGCTCCGCCCAGTCTTTTCGCTGATAGTTATCTGACTGCTCAACCCGATCCTGGTTTCCAACCTTGGGCGGGTCATGAGGCTTGGAAATTGTCGCACTCAGACTCTGGTCACCAGTTTCCACGGCAATCTGGCAGCCCACATCAGTTTTGGCGCAGGTGTATTTCAGAGTGGCTGTATAAGTTCCTGGCGTTAATACTTCCAGGTGCCAGACTGCATTTGCTCCGGTGTCGGTCCAGTCTTCGATCCAGCTGTTAGCGTAACCATTGTGTCCTTTGCCACTGTAGTTAATCCCCTGCCCGGCTTCCGGCTTCAGAAATGATTCATTTGCTGGCAGAGATGTTGTCGATGTTTTTGGATGTCCTACAGGAATGGGTATCGGCTCAAAGCCGAGTTCTGATACATCCTGAAACCACTTGCTGTAAGCCGTCTTCAATCGATCTAGAGCCTTCGGGTTCTCTTTAGAAACATCGATTTTCTCTCCCGGGTCAGCTTGCATGTCATACAGGCTCCACTTGTTTCGCTCATATGCGGCTCGCCAGCGATCGGTACGCACTGACCCTACGGGAAGCTCCGTTCCTGGAATTGAATTGCGGAATAGACGATCGACAAACAGCATTCGCTCTGGCCACTTCGCTTCAGCAGATTTGGTCAACAGCGGCACAAGGCTTTTGCCATCCACGGGAACTCCAGATGTTGACTCCACGTCACAGAATTCCAGCAGCGTTGGCAGAATGTCAATGTGTGCCGCGATCGGCTTGACGACTGTTCCAGGCTCGATTTTTCCCGGATACCGTACGAACAACGGTACGCGAATACCTCCTTCGTGGATCGAGCCCTTGCGACCGCGCATATCACCATTGTACCGATTGCTGTTCGGGCCGTTGTCTGTCAGAAACAGCACAATGGTGTTGTCAGCCAGCTTCAATTTATCCAGGGTTTTGAGTAATCGGCCCAGATTTTCATCCACGCAGTCCACCATTGCGTAGGCACAACGTGCTTTGTCATCCAGACCTTTGTCGGCATACTTGTTCCAGTATTTCTCTGGGACGATCCAGGGCGAATGCGGTGCATTATAGGGGACGTAACAGAAGAACGGCTGTTCCTGGTTTTGTTTGATGAAATCGATCGCCTTGTCAGTCAGCACATCTGTGATGTAGCCCTGTGTTTTAACCGGCTGTCGATTATGTTCCAGGTTTGTGTCGAAATAACTGTTCCAGTGACCTCCACAGAAACCGAAGAACTCGTCAAATCCCTGGCCATTGGGATGCATCGGATAATGTCGCCCGTTATGCCATTTCCCAAAGGCACCGGTTGCATATCCATCTGATTTCAGAATCTCAGCAATCGTGACCTCTTCCCCGCGCATGTTCTCGAAACCGCGGGTTACGCCATGCACGCCCGTCCGCAGACTATAGCGTCCCGTCAAGAGGGCGGCTCGTGTCGGGGCACAGACGGGCGAAACAAAGAACCGCTCAAATTGGGCTCCCTGTTGTGCCAGTAGATCCTGGTTTGGCGTCTCAATCAACGGATTATCATGCAGCCGGACGTCCCCCCACCCCTGGTCATCAGTCATAATCAACAGCACGTTCGGTTTCGCCGCAAAGAGGAGAGTTCCGTTCGACAAAACGAAAGAACAGACTAGAAAACAGAATAGTGTCAATAAGGAAGCGCGTCTCATTTTGAATTCAGTTTCTTTTAATAGATCGTGTTGATTTCAGTTGGTCAGGCACTAAAGTATCGGCCTGAAGTGTCTTGAGAGTGACGAGAATCAGTTTCAGTAAATAGAACGTCAATCCCACCACCAGCGGGATTTCAGGTCACCTTCCCCTCGTTGAACTGACTGTTTTCGTTCAGTCAGTGAATCATCCCGCATCGTTACAAACTCGGTCTGACGCAGTATTGATCGAGCATTGATCGTCACACCACCTCCGACCAGGCAGATCATCAAACGCCCTGCCTTCTTATAATTCATCGCCGTTGGTACTTGTGTGGGAATATTTCCCTGGGAGACCAGATAATCAGATTCAGCAAGAAAGAACCGATGATCCCATCCCACCTGGTCGTCCAGTCGTTCTTTCCGGATCAATGCCGCCAGGACGGTGAGATCAGTGATAGACTGGAGTTCGGCAAATGTGGGGTGCAGGTCTGCGAGTTTTGCGAAATATTTTGTGAACTGCTGCGCATACCGGGTTGTTGAATTTCGGGTTTCTGAGGCTTCTGTTCGCTGGCCCGCCTGGTTAACGAACTCCTCCTGGGACATCATCTGTAATCGCTGTCCGGAGAACTGAAATGCATCCCGGTCTGCTGTGGTTGTGAATGCATCATAAAGGGGCGTGAACCACCATCGCTGAGTGCTGTTGCCTCCACCCCGCAGAGTCGCGAGATGGCTTTTGATCTCACGAATTCCCGAGGGCTCCAGACCAATCGAAATTCGTTTCAACATGTAGTCCGCTTCAACCAGTACCCGGGCATAATGAGAACCTGCCGGCACTCCCGTCACGGTCACGTCCTGCATTCCCAGGATCTGAGCCATGGTGCGGAAGCGGGTTACCGCGGTCGCCGTCGAAGAGGCGTTGTTTGTTCTACGAATGTATTCATGCATCCGTGCCAGGTTTTCCTGTTTCGCATCAAACGAACAGCCAGTCACCAGGTCTTGTTCCTGCGATTGCAGTGCCACTACCAGGTCGTCCAGCCGGATTGGTGGCCTCCCTGAATTCACACAGACCACCCGGTTCTGCGCATTCGTCGCAAAGCCCTCTGCCGGGCCAGCGATCACCAGGTCATGGTTCTCCCGATCGACAAACAGGTAATCAATTCGCCACAACCCTGCCAGATATTGCACCTCGGGGGGCAGTGGCTCATTTTTGGTTTTATATTCCTGGCAGAGTTTCTCCAACTGCACCAGCGAAACCTTGCGGAACTCCGACTTTTGATTGATGTCTGCAGGCAGAGTCTGGGTCGCCAGGGCTTGTAACCGTTTCTGGTTCAGTTGCTTGCTGTTCAACGTGGTCTGAAACGGAGCCGAAATGACACCATTCGCATCAATGGTGATCCCGCCGGCATTTTGGTTGTTGTTCTGGTTATTGGTGTTATTGCCATTGTTGTTGCCCCCGTTATTCGTCTGAGCCAGACTGACTGAAGTGAGACAGATCATCAGGCAGAGCATGGTTCCGAACCGGATATGTCTTCGTTTATTTCGGATGTAAGAGAGGAGTTTCATCAACCAGCACTTTCCGCCCTGTCAGGGCTGTTCCAGATTGCGGCCCGCAAATTCCAGACGATTTATGTCATTCTATCAGTCCAGATACCCCGAAGTCAGACCTGTTTTGTGATTCTTGCCCGGCAGAATCGAATTCGTTTTTTGAACTTCATGCAGATTTTGATTCCATTCTGGAAAACGGTACTGGGCACCTCACTTGTCGCTCATCATCCTGGGCGGCAATAATGTTTTGTGTGAGTCATGGTAGAATAAGTATGTGTTGTTTAGAGTGGTTAAGAATTTGCTTGAGAAGTGACAGCATGGCATCGTAAAATAATCGGGGATTTTAATTAATTGTTTCCTTTTCCCATATCAACAGAAAACTGGTGACTCAATGCCACAATTGCGTTTCATAAATATCGGTCTCCGCGTCCTTGCCGTCTGCGCCTTTGTGGTTGGTTCGTATCCCGTCTGGGCAGCCGATGAAAAACCGCAGCCGGACGAACGCCTGCAGCAGTTGTTGAAACGCTTTCCGGCGGCTGACAAAAACAAGGATGGTATTCTCACCCGAGACGAAGCGCGGGCTTATCGTCAGCAAATGCAGAAACGTCAGGGAAGACCGGTCAATTCTGTTAAACCGACCCACGCCGATGTGAAATACGGTGACCATGCACGGAACGTACTCGACTTCTACCAGGCCAAATCCGATCAGCCGACCCCCCTGGTCGTCTACATTCACGGCGGCGGATTTGTGGGAGGCAGTAAACGGGTGAATCCCGGCTTTCTACAGCAGTGTCTGGACGCCGGCATCAGCGTCGCTGCGATTCACTACCGCTTTATTGACGGGAAAAAAGTTCTGCTTCCCGAGCCACAGCGCGACGGAGCTCGAGCCGTGCAGTTTCTCCGCAGCAAAGCTAAAGAGTGGAACATTGACCCTAAGCGGGTGGCCTGCTTTGGGGGCTCTGCCGGCGCTGGGATTTCAATGTGGATCGCCTTTCACGACGACCTGGCTAAACCGGACAGCGACGACCCCATTGAACGCGAATCGACCCGCATTCAGGCTGTCGGCACCTTTGGCGGACAGAGCACATACGATCCGATCAAAATCAAAGCTCTGGTAGGTGGCCGGGCCTGGGAGCATCCTTCGATCTTCAAAGCTTACGGCGTGGACACAGCAGAAGAGGCCCTACATCCCACTCCGGAACAGCAGAAACGCTACGACGAATCATCTGCGATCATGCATCTGACGAAAGACGATCCACCACTCTACATGGTCTATAGCGAAGCAGACGGTCCCCTACCTGCAAACGCCCGCCCCGGCCAGGGTATCCATCACCCTAACTTCGGGCGTGATCTGGTGAAAAAGATGAACGAACTCGAAATCGAAAACGTCTTCATCTACACACCGGAAGCCAAAGGCCGCAATCCTCAACGCGAAATGCTGGAGTTCTTTCAGAAGCAGTTTGCGAAGGTGAAATAGTACTGATATGCTTTAGTGACTTTTGTGGTAGCAAAAAGAACCATGAACAGTTGAATTGAGATCGTCCCTCACTTACCCGAAAACGAGGCCATTGGGGGGACAATTAACGTCGAATTGATCCGGCGGGATCAGATTCTCTCCAGGGGAAAGACAGTTTTAATCCGATATTGTCTACTTAAAAAGAATAATCAATGGCACTTCATCTGCTGCAAATATGAAAAAGGAATCACCCCGTCTGTTTCGTAACGGTGACTTCTTTCTGGTGTAGCGAGTACTTCAGAGACTCAGGACTTTTTACCACCGTCAGCCCGGGGACTTCATAGTGCTCCATATCAGAAAAATGGGGTTCACCTGCAGTATAAACATACCCGCGACGAATCAGACCATTCTCCAGTTGTAAAGTTTCGGGAATGCCACAACAGGGAGCCAGGCAACGAATGACATCCATTTCCGGCCAGTAACTCTCTACATTTTCAAGAATCTCCAGCAGAGTCCATGGCCGACCACAATGCTTACAAATCTGATCCTCTCTGTGTTTCATTGACTTTTCATCCATATAAACTCAAAACAGCCCGACGCGCTCAAACACCCGATAGGGGCCGTAGGGAGACTGAGGGGGCTGGTCGTTCCACCAGGACCAGTGGCAGACAGATTTTCCGTCCAGGTCAAACACGACTGTCACGCTGACTTCTTCACCCTTCCAGGTTCGCAGGGTATAGTCCTGAGGCGGACCATGACCGGCTGACTTTGGATTCGTTTCATCCAGTAATATAGTGGAATTAACGATCACTCCCCTGGACTCTTTTGTGAGGTCGGGGGGCGTCCCGATGATCGCATCAGCGTCCTCCACACTGGTGCCCAGCCGAATTTGTGCCATTTTGATCTCCAGCGGCGTTGGCTCATGCTGCGCACTGTGCTTGTTGTAGACCAGCATTATCATCAGCAGTAGAAAAACGACGGACGGGCAGAACAGGATCAGTAACTTTTTAAAGGACGGATGCATTGGGTAGAACCTCGCGAAACATTCCAAAGGACTCTCACGGTTCATTCTGACTGATCTCAGTTGAGGAGGCAAACACTTTTTCAGTCTGCCGTCTCTCAGCATGATCTCTTCGCCAATAGAAACATTCGTGTTTTTCCTTCCTTTCGTGGTGAATGAAAATGTTTGTGATTCATTAACCGAAGACAGTTTTCATCGCGGTCGACAGATCCCGGAAGGCCTGTTCCCCGTCTCCGGCGAAACTGGAACCGTGCATGATCGCGAGTGTTTTCGGTTTCAGGTCTGCCAGGCGATTGAGGATATGGTCTGTCTGTTTCGTGTAAGGGATGTAGTCGGCCAGTGGACCCGCCTGCATCTGCTGCATCGCGGCCAGCACCTGTTCGGACAGATCACTTTCAGTGAGCGCATCCACATTCCCTCCCTGATGGAACAGGTCTGAACAGAACAGCGTTCCCTGCGTCTCTTCATAGAGCAGCCCCGCGTCCCAGCCGTGCGGCAACTGTGCGGTCGAGCAGAAGCGGTACTGATATTTGCCCGTGTTAAGTTGCTCCCCGTCGACCATCCCTTTGGGTGGCCGGATTGCGAAGTCATTGATATTCACCATTGCCGAAACCAGGCTGCAGACCGGCTCCGCCTCGGGAGCCACTTCCAGCCACTGATTCAGCGCCCCGCATTCATCCGACTCAAAATGACTGAAGGCAATATACCGCAGCTTCGCCGGATCCATCACCTGCGCGACCGCTTGCTTTACCAGCGGAAAGCTGGACTTGTACCCGGTCGTAAACAGCAGCGGTGCGTCATCCCGCACCAGGAAATAATTAAACTGCAAATCCAGAGCCGGCGCATAACAGCCAATCCGAAACACATCCGCGGCAATTTCATTAACGGTGGGGGTATCGAAGTCGAACATGGCTGCTTCCTGAAGATTGAGCACTCTGAGAATGAAGATCAAAACGTTCAGATCATACTTCAACTGCCAAAACAGTCAACTTGAGTTTCAGATCTTCAGGAAGACCGTGGTTCAACACTGCCCCATGCTTTTAGGAGAAATACCCCGCGCGTCTCCCCTGACGTCGGCGATTTTTGTTCTTCCGCCTGCTGTACCTCTGCAGCCAACTGGTGGGGATTCAGCGTCCCCTGCTCCAGCTGTTTCAATCCCCGCTCCCAGACCTTGCGGACCGCTTGCGTCAGCGGTTCGTTCAGACGGGCGTTATAGTCGTTGAAGAACCCTTTGGTGGCGAA
The genomic region above belongs to Gimesia chilikensis and contains:
- a CDS encoding MBL fold metallo-hydrolase; protein product: MFDFDTPTVNEIAADVFRIGCYAPALDLQFNYFLVRDDAPLLFTTGYKSSFPLVKQAVAQVMDPAKLRYIAFSHFESDECGALNQWLEVAPEAEPVCSLVSAMVNINDFAIRPPKGMVDGEQLNTGKYQYRFCSTAQLPHGWDAGLLYEETQGTLFCSDLFHQGGNVDALTESDLSEQVLAAMQQMQAGPLADYIPYTKQTDHILNRLADLKPKTLAIMHGSSFAGDGEQAFRDLSTAMKTVFG
- a CDS encoding alpha/beta hydrolase, which translates into the protein MPQLRFINIGLRVLAVCAFVVGSYPVWAADEKPQPDERLQQLLKRFPAADKNKDGILTRDEARAYRQQMQKRQGRPVNSVKPTHADVKYGDHARNVLDFYQAKSDQPTPLVVYIHGGGFVGGSKRVNPGFLQQCLDAGISVAAIHYRFIDGKKVLLPEPQRDGARAVQFLRSKAKEWNIDPKRVACFGGSAGAGISMWIAFHDDLAKPDSDDPIERESTRIQAVGTFGGQSTYDPIKIKALVGGRAWEHPSIFKAYGVDTAEEALHPTPEQQKRYDESSAIMHLTKDDPPLYMVYSEADGPLPANARPGQGIHHPNFGRDLVKKMNELEIENVFIYTPEAKGRNPQREMLEFFQKQFAKVK
- a CDS encoding arylsulfatase: MRRASLLTLFCFLVCSFVLSNGTLLFAAKPNVLLIMTDDQGWGDVRLHDNPLIETPNQDLLAQQGAQFERFFVSPVCAPTRAALLTGRYSLRTGVHGVTRGFENMRGEEVTIAEILKSDGYATGAFGKWHNGRHYPMHPNGQGFDEFFGFCGGHWNSYFDTNLEHNRQPVKTQGYITDVLTDKAIDFIKQNQEQPFFCYVPYNAPHSPWIVPEKYWNKYADKGLDDKARCAYAMVDCVDENLGRLLKTLDKLKLADNTIVLFLTDNGPNSNRYNGDMRGRKGSIHEGGIRVPLFVRYPGKIEPGTVVKPIAAHIDILPTLLEFCDVESTSGVPVDGKSLVPLLTKSAEAKWPERMLFVDRLFRNSIPGTELPVGSVRTDRWRAAYERNKWSLYDMQADPGEKIDVSKENPKALDRLKTAYSKWFQDVSELGFEPIPIPVGHPKTSTTSLPANESFLKPEAGQGINYSGKGHNGYANSWIEDWTDTGANAVWHLEVLTPGTYTATLKYTCAKTDVGCQIAVETGDQSLSATISKPHDPPKVGNQDRVEQSDNYQRKDWAELKLGTLELKKGTCDLKLTGIKKPGNELIDVKGIELVRLQSE
- a CDS encoding DUF1598 domain-containing protein, producing MKLLSYIRNKRRHIRFGTMLCLMICLTSVSLAQTNNGGNNNGNNTNNQNNNQNAGGITIDANGVISAPFQTTLNSKQLNQKRLQALATQTLPADINQKSEFRKVSLVQLEKLCQEYKTKNEPLPPEVQYLAGLWRIDYLFVDRENHDLVIAGPAEGFATNAQNRVVCVNSGRPPIRLDDLVVALQSQEQDLVTGCSFDAKQENLARMHEYIRRTNNASSTATAVTRFRTMAQILGMQDVTVTGVPAGSHYARVLVEADYMLKRISIGLEPSGIREIKSHLATLRGGGNSTQRWWFTPLYDAFTTTADRDAFQFSGQRLQMMSQEEFVNQAGQRTEASETRNSTTRYAQQFTKYFAKLADLHPTFAELQSITDLTVLAALIRKERLDDQVGWDHRFFLAESDYLVSQGNIPTQVPTAMNYKKAGRLMICLVGGGVTINARSILRQTEFVTMRDDSLTERKQSVQRGEGDLKSRWWWD
- the hemG gene encoding protoporphyrinogen oxidase; translated protein: MTDSNPSRAAKRIAVIGGGVTGLSAAHRILELADEQQQPVEVTLFEAQPESGGWIGTIDQGDYLIDTGADMFITNKPAGINLCKRLGLVDQLISTDTRYRGALVLSRGLTVPVPLGFELMTPSRMLPMLRTPLLSLWGKIRMGLEYFLPRRHSSSGLDRDDESLAHFVTRRFGKEALTRLVQPLVAGIYTSDPEKLSLRATLPRFLDMERDHRSLIKAARHQKKAARSQSDATGARYGLFAAFKGGMQTLTRTLAERVSERGIILYEHCVTHVVPSAGGGYEVTMASKGAAQTQHFDAVLIAAPTHQAASMTTGFAPELSSLLAQIEYASTAILVNIYKLSDIKHPLRAFGLVIPAAEKRKIFAVAFASRKFPGRAPEDCIQLRTFIGGAMQSEMLEHTDEELQEIVRSELDDILGLQGKPLFSKLLRHNQSMPQYHLGHLELVEQIEQQASHYPGLELAGNAYRGVGIPDSIQSAEDAAERLMLTLTADAPAQSP